ACGTGCGTTGCTTAGTGCGAGGATTTCAACGCGCCGCCTTTCTGAAGGAGTGGGGAGCAGAATTGGTCTTGGGTAATCTTTGCCTACCTGAAACCCTAGTGCCAGCACTCAAAGATATGGATGCGGTGATTGACGTAGCTACGTCTCGGCCTACAGATGCTATCTGGGAGGTAGACTGGGAGGGCAAAGTGGCCCTAATTCAAGCTGCCCATGCTGCTGGTATCAAACGCTTCATCTTCTTCTCGATTTTGGATGCTGAGCAGTTTCCCCATGTGCCCTTAATGAATGTGAAGCACTGCACAGAGGAATTTTTGAAAGCATCGGGATTGAACTATACTATCCTACGCCCGTCTGGATTTCTGCAAGGGTTAATTGGGCAGTATGCTATCCCAATTTTGGAAAAGCAGGCGGTGTGGGTAACGGGTGAATCATCACCAATTGCCTACATGGATACCCTAGACATTGCCAAGTTTGCGATCGCAGCCCTCACTCGTCCAGAGACTGAATATAAATCCTTCCCAGTGGTGGGCACTAGAGCATGGGGAACCCGCGAGATTATCCAAGTGTGTGAGCGCCTATCGGGACAAGAAGCTAAAGTGACTCAGGTGCCACTAGGGGTTATTCGCCTGGTAGAAAAGGCAGCACGGTTCTTCCAGTGGAGCTGGAACGTTGCCGATCGCCTCACCTTCGCCGAAGTGCTGGCCTCAGGCAAAACCATGACCGCTCCTATGGATGAGGTATACTCAGCATTTGGGCTGCAACCCCAAGACATGACAACCCTAGAGTCTTATCTGCAAGAATATTTCAGTCGTATTCTCCGGAAACTGAAGGAACTGGATTACGAGAAAGAAAAGCAAAAACAGAAGAAGAAAAAGAAAACCCCCTTCAAATCAGGAGCTAAGTGAAATCCTGCTGCCGATACTAAGTGAGGTTGTGGCATGTCTACGATCGCTCAGATGCTGTCATCAATTCCGGGCAATCCCCTAGCTAACCTCCAGCGGGTTGATGCCCTGTGGCAACAGATACGTCAGCGTACCTGGGCGACACCGACAGTAATCACCGAGCGTCAAGACTCTCTAGTAGCCCTAGACTGGGATGTGGCAATCGCTGGAGGCACCTTGGGTATTTTTTTGGGGGCAGCGTTAGCCCAGCGAGGATGGCGAG
Above is a window of Cyanobacteriota bacterium DNA encoding:
- a CDS encoding SDR family oxidoreductase gives rise to the protein MNVLIVGATGTLGRQVARRALDEGHHVRCLVRGFQRAAFLKEWGAELVLGNLCLPETLVPALKDMDAVIDVATSRPTDAIWEVDWEGKVALIQAAHAAGIKRFIFFSILDAEQFPHVPLMNVKHCTEEFLKASGLNYTILRPSGFLQGLIGQYAIPILEKQAVWVTGESSPIAYMDTLDIAKFAIAALTRPETEYKSFPVVGTRAWGTREIIQVCERLSGQEAKVTQVPLGVIRLVEKAARFFQWSWNVADRLTFAEVLASGKTMTAPMDEVYSAFGLQPQDMTTLESYLQEYFSRILRKLKELDYEKEKQKQKKKKKTPFKSGAK